The following proteins come from a genomic window of Crassostrea angulata isolate pt1a10 chromosome 1, ASM2561291v2, whole genome shotgun sequence:
- the LOC128164204 gene encoding somatostatin receptor type 2-like, with translation MKTTQSIYDAMLQQMQFGNLSKNITLKWPPQEPWDYPGIYKTGRSFYAYFTPVILIVGFVGNTLSFNVFISKGMRNLSASVYLAALSATDLVTLLCYVMVEWFRRGLVYLDPHWKVSFVDIDYLCQFQMYTSYVSRMSSVWLIVAFTVERYIGVCHPLRRIDICSVSSARKIVVFIYLSSLSLVLYKPFLTGVFVSATGEKYCTTYPSNSFVSFVLDSVYGLLITFVPLTIISLMNFLIINKLFARKRKQKKSRILSEEALIRLEFTSILLVISFCFVIFNIPFLVMWIRNFFYSKHVTNISTNDSMYDVESWQGVLYITRTIFYANYCINFFLYSITGAYFRRGLKGMFCRDSEGFLRSHNTLMRYNSHNSHNSHTTHSWV, from the coding sequence ATGAAAACGACACAAAGTATATATGATGCCATGCTGCAACAGATGCAATTTGGAAACCTTTCTAAAAACATCACACTGAAATGGCCCCCGCAAGAGCCTTGGGACTACCCTGGGATCTATAAAACAGGGAGATCGTTTTACGCATATTTTACTCCCGTTATTTTAATCGTGGGATTTGTTGGGAATACCCTCTCCTTCAATGTGTTCATTTCTAAGGGCATGCGGAACCTCTCGGCTAGTGTTTACCTCGCGGCGCTGTCTGCGACAGATCTCGTGACACTGCTTTGTTACGTCATGGTGGAATGGTTTCGGCGCGGACTTGTCTACCTAGATCCCCACTGGAAAGTGAGTTTCGTTGACATCGACTATTTGTGCCAGTTTCAGATGTATACGTCATATGTTTCACGAATGTCATCCGTGTGGCTCATTGTCGCATTCACGGTAGAGCGTTACATTGGAGTTTGTCATCCGCTGCGGCGCATTGATATCTGCTCTGTAAGTAGTGCTCGTAAAATTGTAGTGTTCATTTACTTGTCCTCCCTCTCTCTCGTGCTCTACAAACCGTTCCTCACAGGTGTGTTTGTCAGTGCAACAGGGGAAAAGTACTGCACGACCTACCCCAGCAACAGTTTTGTCTCGTTTGTCTTGGACAGCGTTTACGGACTGTTGATCACTTTCGTACCGTTAACTATTATCTCCTTGATGAACTTCCTAATCATCAACAAACTTTTCGCCAGGAAGAGGAAGCAGAAGAAAAGTCGGATTCTGTCGGAGGAGGCGCTGATACGTTTGGAGTTCACCTCCATCCTGCTGGTCATTTCTTTCTGTTTTGTGATTTTTAACATTCCATTTTTGGTCATGTGGATCCGTAATTTCTTTTATTCCAAACACGTGACGAACATTTCCACGAACGACTCGATGTATGATGTGGAGTCGTGGCAAGGGGTGTTGTACATCACGCGGACAATTTTCTACGCGAACTACTGCATTAACTTTTTCCTTTACAGTATTACAGGCGCCTACTTTAGGCGCGGACTTAAGGGCATGTTTTGCAGGGATTCGGAAGGATTTCTACGATCTCACAACACATTGATGAGATATAACTCGCATAACTCCCATAATTCCCACACTACGCACTCCTGGGTTTAG